CGTGCTGACCCCGTTGGTCGAGTAGAGCACCGAAGTCTTGATGCCAGTAATGAATGGCTCCGGCGCGACGGCATAACCCAGCCGCCAGCCCGTCATCCCGTAGGACTTCGACAGGGTATAGACCGAAATCGTCCGTGCATACATCCCCGGCAGGCTGGCGATGGAGATGTGTTCGCCGTCATAGACCAGGTCCTCGTAGGCTTCGTCCGATACCACCACGAGATCGTGCCGCTGGGCAAACGTCGCTATTGCCTCCAGGTCGGCGCGGGTCAACACCTGCCCGGTGGGATTGTTGGGCGAGTTGACCAGAATCGCGCGGGTGCGTGGCGTCAACCGCGCCCCCAGCACCGTCCCGACGCCTTCGGCCAGCATCCGGGCCGTTTCGACACACACGGCCCGCCCGCCGGTCATGTGGATGAGATCGCGTGTGGGCGTCCAGTAGGGCGACGGCAGCAGAACTTCATCGCCCGGATCGAGCAGGGCATTGAACGCGCCATACAACCCCTGCATTCCGCCCACACCGACGACCACGTGCGCCGGCTCGGCCGGAATGCCATTTTTTGTCCGTACCTTGTCCACAATGGCTTCGATGAGCGGCGGAATGCCACTTGACGGCGCATAGCGCGTCTTGTTCTCGGCCAGGGCACGGCGCATGGCTTCCTTGATGGGTTCCGGGGTCTCAAAGAATGGCTCGCCGCCCTCGAACTGATGGATGGTTTCACCGGCCGCCTTGAGTTCCAGGACGCGATTCCGAATGCGCACGATTTCGGAAAACCCGACGTCGGCAAACCGGGCGGACAAGCGCAGGTTGGAGCTGGTTGGCAAAGGGGTGGGTGCGGACATCACTTCTTCCTCGACTTGGCCTGGGGTGAGCAGTACGTATGTTCCATCACACTGGATGAACATCCAACCTTACGCCATACCGGGCAGCGCCTGCCAGTCAAAAGGTTCCGGCCGGGGGCCGCAGGGCTGTCCACACCGCCTTGTGAAACATCTGTCCTTCAAGCACTTCTACGTTTTGGGCTAAAGTTTTGCTTTCGCTTTGACAACCCCCTGTGGCTCTGCTACGGTCACGGCTTCAGAGTCAAGGCATCGTTCGACCAGGGATTCACCGGCTGCCCGCACCGATGGGTCTTCGCAACGGTGCCGGGGCGCGTTTTCCACAAATGCGAAAGCGTCATGATTTGCTCTGTTTGCGGGTACATCCAGGCCGACACGGAACGGGTGTGCCGGCGCTGTGGTCACATCGTTTCAGTTCGTAAACCTGCTTCTCTGGCACGTATGGAAAGCAACCTGCCACCGACGAGTACCGA
This window of the Chloracidobacterium sp. N genome carries:
- a CDS encoding pyridoxal phosphate-dependent aminotransferase encodes the protein MSAPTPLPTSSNLRLSARFADVGFSEIVRIRNRVLELKAAGETIHQFEGGEPFFETPEPIKEAMRRALAENKTRYAPSSGIPPLIEAIVDKVRTKNGIPAEPAHVVVGVGGMQGLYGAFNALLDPGDEVLLPSPYWTPTRDLIHMTGGRAVCVETARMLAEGVGTVLGARLTPRTRAILVNSPNNPTGQVLTRADLEAIATFAQRHDLVVVSDEAYEDLVYDGEHISIASLPGMYARTISVYTLSKSYGMTGWRLGYAVAPEPFITGIKTSVLYSTNGVSTPTQWAALAALRDIPESFFEECRAAYRQRRDRLMAGLDELGLPVTPVPDGAFYVFPDVSALGGTSAEIAMRLLDEARVATVPGTAFGCAGEGHLRLSYSLSLEAIGRGLAALGAYLRRRPA